From Polaribacter butkevichii, a single genomic window includes:
- a CDS encoding S41 family peptidase, giving the protein MIKKTLFVFVVFCTTTLLTAQNTFIRMPSISPDASKMAFSYDGDIWVLDLMTNQTKRLTIHQAYESNPIWNPNSSQLVFTSNRRKNTNIFKTNLSGGIPEQLTFYPTTDTPSQWNSNGEIIFSSNRIYKGTERETSIYKIDENGETPNRFMTALGSQASISPNGNFVAFVKGTCRISREDYNGPAQRDIWVYNLKTKAYFQITTSNKNDHSPLWDAQNNLYYIGSKSGRYNIYKTSLNVDGSKSDTENKLTDLKVNGVLSFSVSNNGSVVYNSGLDVFKIQNHKTSKINLNLTTDNRFELKETETVSNGIKDVQVSPNGKLIALSINGEIFVKENNKDKIKSNNVSKHPFKDDNPFWIDDNTLGFLSDRDGQNELYKVVSTDDKVDLSRSLKTKITRLTKSKIDVFEPLVAPNGKKISYRVGRGQLIIADLKDGKIVSPKSYSDSWAAAEGVSWSPDSKYIAYSQEDLNFDSEIYIQSIENPSKKMNVSMHPRSDSSPVWSPDGKKLSFVSNRAGDRGGINYDTWMIWLEKSDWEKTKTDFEDGDYYSTKEEAKSKVEKPVVHVKIDEDKIYDRLVQVTNWAGNEYGRLFSADSKSMYISATDPATQQNGYYKIDLKGGKAKLVKDVSSVNGFSLHKDNLYYSSKGQLKSLNLKTDKVASFSHSATYTTDFSKLNEQVFEEGVRAITAGFYDPKYHGYNWSKIVERYRPMVLAAATKQDYSFMFNNMLGQLNASHMGYRGATPEKVSDDKIGLLGLDVSNVKNGVKINFILPNSAATKNNVSLHKGDVITAVNGVKIKENTNFYSLLKNSSENEILLDLADKREVVVRTESTRTISNLRYEEWINSRKKLVDEYSNGQLGYIHIQGMNLPSFERFERELKASGYGKKGIVIDVRNNGGGWTTDRLMAVLTVQQHSYTVPRGATDNLQRDNKKFAGNYPFNERALLAVNTKPLVALTNESSYSNAEIFAHAFKSFKLGKVVGQPTFGAVISTGSQRLQDGSIRMPYRAWYVKESGMNMENGPAVPDVLVQNKPGWKARGEDDQLKKAVEVLLQDLN; this is encoded by the coding sequence ATGATTAAAAAAACTTTATTTGTGTTTGTAGTATTCTGTACTACAACTCTTTTAACTGCCCAAAACACTTTTATAAGAATGCCTTCTATCAGTCCGGATGCTTCTAAAATGGCATTTAGTTATGACGGGGATATTTGGGTTTTAGATTTAATGACTAACCAAACTAAGCGGTTAACCATTCATCAGGCTTATGAGAGTAATCCTATATGGAATCCAAATAGTAGTCAATTAGTTTTTACATCAAACAGAAGAAAAAACACCAATATTTTCAAAACGAATTTAAGTGGCGGAATTCCAGAGCAATTAACCTTTTATCCAACAACAGACACACCTAGTCAATGGAACTCTAATGGTGAAATTATATTTTCTAGTAATAGAATTTACAAAGGAACAGAAAGAGAAACATCTATTTATAAAATTGATGAAAACGGAGAAACTCCAAATCGTTTTATGACCGCTTTAGGTAGTCAGGCTTCAATTTCTCCAAATGGTAATTTTGTTGCTTTTGTAAAAGGAACTTGTAGAATTTCTAGAGAAGATTATAATGGTCCTGCACAAAGAGATATTTGGGTTTATAATTTAAAAACGAAAGCATATTTTCAAATTACTACTAGTAATAAAAATGATCACTCTCCACTTTGGGACGCTCAAAACAACCTGTATTATATAGGTTCTAAAAGCGGTAGATACAATATTTACAAAACATCCTTAAATGTAGATGGAAGTAAAAGTGATACTGAAAATAAATTAACAGATTTAAAAGTGAATGGAGTATTATCTTTTTCTGTAAGTAATAATGGAAGTGTTGTTTACAACAGTGGGTTAGATGTTTTTAAAATACAGAATCATAAAACATCAAAAATAAACCTAAACTTAACTACAGATAATAGATTTGAGTTAAAAGAAACAGAAACGGTATCTAACGGAATTAAAGATGTACAAGTATCTCCTAATGGTAAATTAATTGCTTTAAGTATTAATGGCGAAATTTTTGTAAAAGAAAATAATAAGGATAAAATAAAAAGCAATAACGTTAGTAAGCATCCTTTTAAAGATGATAATCCTTTTTGGATAGATGATAATACATTAGGTTTTTTATCGGATAGAGATGGTCAAAATGAACTTTATAAAGTGGTTTCTACTGATGATAAAGTTGATTTAAGCAGAAGTTTAAAAACAAAAATAACGAGACTTACAAAAAGTAAAATAGATGTTTTTGAACCTTTAGTAGCACCAAACGGAAAGAAAATTTCTTACAGAGTTGGTAGAGGTCAATTAATAATTGCAGACTTAAAAGATGGTAAAATAGTAAGCCCAAAAAGTTACTCAGATTCTTGGGCAGCAGCAGAAGGCGTTTCTTGGAGTCCGGATAGTAAATACATTGCTTACTCGCAAGAAGACTTAAATTTTGACAGTGAAATTTATATTCAATCTATAGAAAATCCATCAAAGAAAATGAATGTTTCTATGCATCCAAGGTCAGATTCTTCTCCAGTTTGGAGTCCTGATGGAAAAAAACTTTCTTTTGTTTCTAATAGAGCAGGAGATAGAGGCGGAATAAATTATGATACTTGGATGATTTGGTTAGAAAAATCTGATTGGGAAAAAACAAAAACAGATTTTGAAGATGGCGATTATTATAGCACTAAAGAAGAAGCTAAAAGCAAGGTAGAAAAGCCTGTTGTACATGTAAAAATAGATGAAGATAAAATTTACGATCGGTTAGTTCAGGTAACTAATTGGGCAGGTAATGAGTATGGTAGACTTTTTAGTGCAGATAGTAAAAGTATGTATATTTCTGCTACAGACCCAGCAACACAACAAAATGGGTATTATAAAATAGATTTAAAAGGAGGTAAAGCAAAATTAGTTAAAGATGTTTCTAGTGTAAATGGATTTAGTTTGCATAAGGATAATTTATATTATTCTTCTAAAGGACAATTAAAATCATTAAACTTAAAGACAGATAAAGTAGCTTCTTTTTCTCATTCTGCAACCTATACAACGGATTTTAGTAAATTAAATGAACAAGTTTTTGAAGAAGGAGTTAGAGCTATAACAGCAGGTTTTTATGATCCTAAATATCATGGTTATAATTGGAGTAAGATTGTAGAAAGATATAGACCTATGGTTTTGGCAGCAGCTACCAAGCAAGATTATTCTTTTATGTTTAATAATATGTTAGGGCAATTAAATGCAAGTCATATGGGCTATAGAGGAGCAACTCCAGAAAAGGTTTCTGATGATAAAATAGGATTGTTAGGTTTAGATGTTTCTAATGTGAAAAATGGCGTTAAAATCAATTTTATTTTACCAAACTCTGCTGCAACAAAAAACAATGTTTCTTTGCATAAAGGAGATGTTATTACTGCTGTAAATGGAGTGAAAATTAAAGAAAATACTAACTTTTATAGTTTGTTGAAAAATAGTTCTGAAAATGAAATCTTATTAGATCTAGCTGATAAAAGAGAAGTTGTGGTAAGAACAGAATCTACCAGAACGATTAGTAATTTACGATATGAAGAGTGGATAAACTCTAGAAAAAAGTTAGTAGATGAATATTCTAACGGACAATTAGGATACATTCACATACAGGGTATGAATTTACCAAGCTTTGAGCGTTTTGAAAGAGAACTAAAAGCAAGTGGTTATGGTAAAAAAGGAATTGTAATTGATGTTAGAAATAATGGTGGAGGTTGGACCACAGATCGTTTAATGGCAGTTTTAACGGTACAACAACATTCTTATACAGTACCAAGAGGAGCTACAGATAATTTACAAAGAGATAACAAGAAGTTTGCAGGAAATTATCCTTTTAATGAAAGAGCTTTATTGGCTGTAAATACAAAGCCTTTAGTTGCTTTAACTAACGAAAGCAGTTATTCTAACGCAGAAATTTTTGCACATGCTTTTAAAAGTTTTAAGCTAGGCAAAGTTGTTGGACAACCAACATTTGGTGCCGTAATTTCTACCGGTTCTCAAAGATTACAAGACGGTTCTATTAGAATGCCATACAGAGCATGGTATGTTAAAGAATCTGGTATGAATATGGAAAATGGACCTGCAGTACCAGATGTTTTAGTGCAAAATAAACCAGGTTGGAAAGCAAGGGGAGAAGATGATCAACTTAAAAAAGCCGTTGAAGTGTTATTGCAAGATTTGAATTAA
- the trpC gene encoding indole-3-glycerol phosphate synthase TrpC, with protein MTILDKIIAFKKKEIAKIKAEVPVQKLVQSPSFGRTTFSLKKSLLEVGSTGIIAEFKRQSPSKGIINDKATIAEVTNGYLDANVAAQSILTDTSFFGGSMADLMEARIINQQKPILRKDFIVDGFQIVEAKAIGADVILLIASCLTATELKNYGNLATDLGLEVLYEIHTQEDLDKINDLDNKIIGINNRNLNTFEVDLEHSIKLAGQIPDTCLKVSESGISDPKIITGLKEFGFQGFLIGENFMKTDNPGEACLDFINQIH; from the coding sequence ATGACAATTTTAGATAAAATAATCGCATTTAAAAAGAAGGAAATAGCTAAGATAAAAGCCGAAGTTCCTGTTCAGAAATTAGTACAAAGCCCTAGTTTTGGAAGAACAACTTTTTCATTAAAAAAATCGTTGTTAGAAGTTGGTTCTACAGGTATTATTGCAGAATTTAAACGTCAATCTCCTTCTAAAGGAATTATTAATGACAAAGCAACCATTGCAGAAGTTACTAATGGCTATTTAGATGCAAATGTGGCGGCACAATCTATCTTAACAGATACTTCTTTTTTTGGAGGTTCTATGGCTGATTTGATGGAAGCAAGAATCATCAACCAACAAAAACCAATTTTAAGAAAAGATTTTATTGTTGATGGATTTCAGATTGTAGAAGCAAAAGCAATTGGTGCAGATGTCATTTTATTAATTGCGTCTTGTTTAACAGCAACCGAATTAAAAAACTACGGAAACTTAGCAACAGATTTAGGTTTAGAAGTTTTGTATGAAATTCATACGCAAGAAGATTTAGATAAGATTAACGATTTAGACAATAAAATTATCGGAATCAACAATAGAAATTTAAATACTTTTGAAGTCGATTTGGAGCATTCAATTAAGTTAGCAGGTCAAATTCCGGATACGTGTTTAAAAGTTTCTGAAAGCGGAATTTCTGATCCTAAAATTATTACAGGATTAAAAGAGTTTGGTTTTCAAGGATTTTTAATTGGAGAAAATTTTATGAAAACTGATAATCCGGGAGAAGCTTGTTTAGATTTTATCAATCAAATACACTAA
- the trpB gene encoding tryptophan synthase subunit beta, with translation MKSKFHPDKNGYYGQFGGAFIPELLYPNVKELEDNYIQILESDEFQEEYKSLLKDYVGRPSPLYLAKRLSEKYGAFIYLKREDLNHTGAHKINNTIGQILVAKKLGKTKIIAETGAGQHGVATATVCALMGLECTVFMGEKDIERQAPNVARMKMLGAKVIPALSGSRTLKDATNEAIRYWIQHPETFYLIGSVVGPHPYPDMVARLQAVISEEIKWQLKEKTGKENPDTIIACVGGGSNAAGAFYHYMDDEDVELIAVEASGLGVNSGESAATSQLGEVGIIHGSKTILMQDEYGQIVEPYSISAGLDYPGVGPLHAFLYESKRAKFMDATDKEALAAAYELTRIEGIIPALESAHALAVLPKIKFRKDQVVVVNLSGRGDKDLETYINHLED, from the coding sequence ATGAAATCAAAATTTCACCCAGACAAAAACGGTTATTACGGACAATTTGGAGGCGCATTCATTCCAGAATTGTTATATCCAAATGTGAAAGAATTAGAAGATAATTACATTCAAATATTAGAATCTGATGAGTTTCAAGAAGAATACAAATCGTTATTAAAAGATTACGTTGGTCGCCCAAGTCCGTTGTATTTGGCAAAACGTTTATCAGAAAAATATGGCGCTTTTATTTATTTAAAACGAGAAGATTTAAACCATACAGGCGCACATAAAATAAACAATACTATAGGTCAGATTTTAGTTGCTAAGAAATTAGGGAAGACTAAAATTATTGCAGAAACAGGCGCAGGGCAACACGGAGTTGCTACCGCTACTGTTTGTGCTTTAATGGGCTTAGAGTGTACTGTTTTTATGGGAGAAAAAGATATTGAGCGTCAAGCGCCAAATGTTGCTCGTATGAAAATGTTGGGTGCAAAAGTAATTCCTGCTTTAAGCGGAAGTAGAACTTTAAAAGATGCAACAAACGAGGCAATAAGATATTGGATTCAGCATCCTGAAACCTTTTATTTAATTGGTTCTGTTGTTGGCCCACATCCATATCCAGATATGGTGGCCCGTTTACAAGCGGTAATATCCGAAGAAATTAAATGGCAATTAAAAGAGAAAACAGGAAAAGAAAATCCGGATACAATAATTGCTTGTGTTGGTGGAGGATCTAATGCTGCTGGTGCTTTTTATCATTATATGGATGATGAAGATGTAGAACTTATTGCTGTAGAAGCTTCTGGTTTGGGAGTGAATTCTGGAGAAAGTGCTGCCACTTCTCAATTAGGAGAAGTAGGGATTATTCATGGTTCTAAAACCATTTTAATGCAAGATGAATACGGACAAATTGTTGAGCCTTATTCTATTTCTGCAGGTTTAGATTATCCGGGAGTTGGCCCTTTACATGCTTTTTTATATGAAAGTAAAAGAGCCAAATTTATGGATGCAACCGATAAAGAAGCGTTGGCTGCCGCTTATGAATTAACTAGAATAGAAGGAATTATTCCTGCTTTAGAAAGCGCGCATGCTTTGGCTGTTTTACCAAAAATTAAATTTAGAAAAGACCAAGTTGTGGTAGTAAATTTATCGGGTAGAGGAGATAAAGATTTAGAAACGTATATCAATCACTTAGAAGACTGA
- the trpD gene encoding anthranilate phosphoribosyltransferase encodes MKNILNKLYNHERLSKSEATQILKDIAAEKYNDAHLASFMTVFMMRPITADELAGFRDALVELAIKVDLSDYNTIDIVGTGGDGKDTFNISTLTSFVVAGTGQKVAKHGNYSVSSQSGSSDMLESFGYNFTNDENILRAHLEKANICFLHAPKFHPAMKAVSPTRKALALKTFFNMLGPLVNPSSPKNHMLGTFNLEIARLYNYILQEEDINYGIIHALDGYDEISLTSGFKFFTKNGEQIINPEDLGQKRIQQSEIFGGNSVADAAKIFKAILEGKGTEAQNNVVLTNAAFALTIVDETKPFDAAFNEAKDSLFGLKAKQTLEKLVSL; translated from the coding sequence ATGAAAAATATACTTAACAAATTATATAATCACGAGAGATTGTCTAAATCTGAAGCAACACAAATCTTAAAAGATATTGCTGCAGAGAAATACAATGATGCGCATTTAGCATCATTTATGACGGTTTTTATGATGCGTCCAATAACTGCAGATGAACTTGCTGGTTTTAGAGATGCGTTGGTAGAATTGGCTATAAAAGTAGATTTATCAGATTATAATACCATAGATATTGTTGGTACAGGTGGCGATGGAAAAGATACGTTTAACATATCAACACTAACTTCTTTTGTAGTTGCAGGAACAGGACAAAAAGTAGCTAAACACGGTAATTACTCCGTGTCTTCTCAGTCTGGTTCTTCTGATATGTTAGAAAGTTTTGGGTACAATTTCACCAATGATGAAAACATTTTGAGAGCACATTTAGAGAAAGCAAACATTTGCTTTTTACACGCTCCAAAATTTCATCCAGCAATGAAAGCTGTAAGTCCTACAAGAAAAGCGTTGGCATTAAAAACGTTCTTTAATATGTTAGGTCCTTTGGTAAACCCAAGTTCACCTAAAAACCATATGTTAGGGACTTTCAATTTAGAAATTGCACGTTTGTATAATTACATTTTGCAAGAAGAAGATATCAATTATGGTATTATTCACGCGTTAGATGGTTATGATGAAATTTCGTTAACAAGCGGATTCAAGTTCTTTACTAAAAACGGAGAACAAATTATAAATCCAGAAGATTTAGGGCAGAAAAGAATTCAGCAATCAGAAATATTTGGAGGGAATTCAGTGGCAGATGCAGCAAAAATCTTCAAAGCTATTTTAGAAGGAAAAGGAACAGAAGCACAGAATAATGTGGTTTTAACAAATGCTGCTTTTGCGTTAACAATTGTTGATGAAACCAAACCTTTTGATGCAGCTTTTAATGAAGCAAAAGATTCGCTTTTTGGATTGAAAGCAAAACAAACATTAGAAAAATTAGTAAGTTTATAA
- a CDS encoding anthranilate synthase component I family protein, with amino-acid sequence MKKLQFKTIHKTKIADTVTPVGLYLRFRDKYANTLLLESSDYHSKEESFSFIAVEPILTMKVDDYQFSVSHKGTQLDQQPINKNFYELFDKFTNAIDLECPAELKSFNGLYGYTTFDSVQYFENIQFKNKKAPSAIPEMQYSFYRFIIAINHFNDEMTLIENVEEGTASRIKEVQTIIDAQSFNTQKFEIVGEETSNTTGEEFIDYVRKAKSHCKRGDVFQLVLSRQFQQKFKGDEFNVYRALRSINPSPYLFYFDYGSFKLMGSSPEAQIKISAGKATINPIAGTFRRTGDMAEDIKLGKKLSEDKKETAEHVMLVDLARNDLSKHADKVTVEVFKEVQYFSHVIHLVSTVRGKIKGNPIEIVGDTFPAGTLSGAPKYKAMELIDKYENQTRGFYGGAVGIIGLDGSVNLAIAIRSFVSKNNVLYSQAGAGIVIHSDEEKELQEVNNKLAALKKALILAENI; translated from the coding sequence ATGAAAAAATTACAGTTTAAAACAATTCACAAAACAAAGATTGCAGATACCGTTACACCGGTTGGTTTGTATTTGCGTTTTAGAGATAAATACGCTAACACTTTGTTGTTAGAAAGTTCAGATTATCATAGTAAAGAAGAAAGTTTTTCATTTATTGCGGTAGAGCCCATTTTAACGATGAAAGTGGACGATTATCAGTTTTCTGTTTCTCATAAAGGAACACAACTAGATCAGCAACCTATCAACAAAAACTTTTATGAATTGTTTGATAAGTTTACCAATGCTATAGATTTAGAGTGTCCAGCCGAATTAAAATCGTTCAACGGATTGTACGGGTATACAACCTTTGATTCTGTTCAGTATTTTGAGAATATTCAATTTAAAAACAAAAAAGCACCCTCTGCAATTCCAGAAATGCAATACAGTTTTTACCGTTTTATTATTGCCATCAATCATTTTAATGATGAAATGACGCTGATAGAAAATGTAGAAGAAGGTACAGCATCTCGTATTAAAGAAGTTCAAACTATTATAGATGCACAATCTTTTAATACACAAAAATTCGAAATTGTAGGCGAAGAAACTTCAAATACAACAGGAGAAGAATTTATCGATTATGTTAGAAAAGCAAAATCACACTGTAAAAGAGGTGATGTTTTTCAATTGGTTTTGTCACGCCAATTTCAACAAAAATTTAAAGGAGACGAATTCAATGTTTATAGAGCATTACGTTCTATAAACCCGTCGCCATATTTATTTTATTTCGATTACGGTTCATTCAAATTAATGGGATCTTCACCAGAAGCACAAATTAAAATTTCTGCAGGTAAAGCCACTATCAATCCTATTGCAGGTACGTTTAGAAGAACGGGCGATATGGCAGAAGACATTAAGTTGGGTAAAAAATTATCCGAAGATAAAAAGGAAACGGCAGAACACGTAATGTTGGTAGATTTAGCCCGTAACGATTTAAGCAAACATGCCGATAAAGTTACTGTTGAGGTATTTAAAGAAGTGCAGTATTTTAGCCACGTAATTCACTTGGTTTCTACGGTTAGAGGTAAGATTAAAGGAAACCCAATAGAAATTGTTGGAGACACTTTTCCTGCCGGAACCTTAAGTGGCGCGCCAAAGTACAAAGCAATGGAGTTGATCGATAAATATGAAAATCAAACCCGTGGTTTTTACGGAGGAGCAGTCGGAATTATCGGTTTAGATGGTTCTGTAAATTTGGCCATTGCCATTCGTTCTTTTGTTAGTAAAAACAATGTTTTATATTCGCAAGCAGGCGCAGGAATCGTTATTCATTCCGACGAAGAAAAAGAATTACAAGAAGTAAATAATAAGTTAGCAGCTTTAAAGAAAGCGTTAATTTTAGCAGAAAATATTTAG
- a CDS encoding anthranilate synthase component II, whose protein sequence is MKILILDNYDSFTYNLVHMVEKITGNFPAVFRNDEISIADVGTYDIIMLSPGPGIPDEAGILKEVIKTYAGVKPIFGVCLGLQAITEVFGGKIINLDDVFHGVATEMRVSDPSATIFKDVPETFMAARYHSWAATDEGFPKEIQVTARDEDGLIQAIEHKIFPISAVQFHPESILTDVGEQLVTNFINANK, encoded by the coding sequence ATGAAAATATTAATTTTAGATAATTACGATTCGTTTACCTATAACTTAGTTCATATGGTAGAGAAAATTACAGGAAACTTTCCTGCAGTTTTTAGAAACGACGAAATCAGTATTGCAGATGTAGGCACGTATGATATCATTATGTTATCTCCAGGTCCAGGAATTCCGGATGAAGCAGGAATCTTAAAGGAAGTCATTAAAACATACGCCGGTGTAAAACCAATATTCGGAGTTTGTTTAGGTTTACAAGCAATTACAGAAGTTTTCGGAGGAAAAATCATCAATTTAGACGATGTTTTTCACGGAGTTGCCACAGAGATGAGGGTCTCAGACCCTTCAGCCACTATTTTTAAAGATGTTCCAGAAACATTTATGGCGGCACGTTACCATTCTTGGGCAGCAACAGACGAAGGTTTTCCAAAAGAAATACAAGTAACCGCAAGAGATGAAGATGGATTAATTCAGGCAATTGAACACAAAATATTTCCAATATCTGCGGTTCAGTTTCATCCAGAATCTATTTTAACAGATGTTGGTGAGCAGTTGGTTACTAATTTTATTAATGCAAATAAGTAA
- a CDS encoding phosphoribosylanthranilate isomerase, producing MKLKVCGMKYVENIQQVADLQPDYLGFIFYEKSKRNFEGIIPEFSKSIKKTGVFVNEYPEIVISLVEEYRIDAIQLHGDESVDYIKELKCQFERSRELKIEENKSIKKQKNKHYISENEVEVIKVFGIKDEFNFDVLKPYLEVVDFFLFDTKGKERGGNGTKFDWSVLEEYPFDVPFFLSGGIGLEDVEEVKKIMKSDLPIYALDVNSQFESKPGVKKIEELEKFKKNVITNVVK from the coding sequence ATGAAGCTCAAGGTTTGCGGAATGAAATATGTAGAGAATATCCAACAAGTTGCGGATTTGCAACCTGACTATTTGGGTTTTATTTTCTATGAAAAATCAAAAAGAAATTTTGAAGGAATTATTCCAGAGTTTTCAAAATCAATCAAAAAAACAGGTGTTTTTGTAAATGAATATCCAGAGATTGTAATTTCTTTAGTAGAAGAATACAGAATAGACGCTATTCAATTACACGGAGATGAATCTGTTGATTATATAAAAGAATTAAAATGTCAGTTCGAGCGCAGTCGAGAACTAAAGATTGAAGAAAATAAAAGTATCAAAAAGCAAAAAAACAAGCACTACATTTCTGAAAATGAAGTTGAGGTTATTAAGGTTTTCGGTATTAAAGACGAGTTTAATTTTGACGTTTTAAAGCCTTATTTAGAAGTTGTAGATTTCTTTTTGTTTGATACAAAAGGAAAGGAAAGAGGAGGAAACGGAACAAAATTCGATTGGTCTGTTTTAGAGGAATATCCTTTTGATGTACCTTTCTTTTTAAGTGGAGGTATTGGATTGGAAGATGTAGAAGAGGTTAAAAAAATAATGAAATCAGATTTACCAATTTATGCATTAGATGTAAATAGTCAGTTTGAAAGTAAACCAGGAGTTAAGAAAATAGAAGAATTAGAAAAATTTAAAAAGAACGTCATTACGAACGTAGTGAAGTAA
- a CDS encoding four helix bundle protein — MKKDNIIQIKSYNFAVRVVKLYKHLSQEKKEFVLSKQLLRSGTSIGANVEEAIGGQSRKDFFAKLTIAYKEARESHYWIRLLKDTDFLSDKESESLLTDIDEILKIIGSIQKTVRNTNS; from the coding sequence ATGAAAAAGGATAATATAATTCAAATCAAAAGTTATAATTTCGCAGTTCGAGTTGTTAAACTATACAAACATTTATCTCAAGAAAAGAAAGAGTTTGTGTTGAGTAAACAATTGTTACGCTCAGGAACATCAATTGGAGCAAATGTTGAAGAAGCAATTGGAGGACAAAGTAGAAAAGACTTTTTTGCTAAATTAACGATTGCTTATAAGGAAGCAAGAGAATCTCATTATTGGATTCGTTTATTAAAAGATACTGACTTTTTATCAGATAAAGAATCGGAATCATTATTGACAGATATTGACGAAATTTTAAAAATTATCGGAAGTATTCAAAAAACAGTAAGAAATACAAATTCGTAA
- the trpA gene encoding tryptophan synthase subunit alpha — translation MNSIQELFQRKDKNLLSIYFTCGYPKLDDTTKVISELEKSGVDFIEVGLPYSDPLADGPTIQDSSQKALENGINLDLIFDQLMTVKETNKTPLVLMGYLNQMLKYGEDKFCQKVVDCGIETVILPDLPMVEFENHYKDLFEKYGLTNVFLITPHTSEERIRKIDAYSKAFIYVVASASITGAKGDISNNQVAYFERIKSMNLKSNLIIGFGISDKQTFTTACKYANGTIIGSAFIKNLGLNGIDKIDDFIKPIIS, via the coding sequence ATGAATTCAATTCAAGAATTATTTCAGAGAAAAGATAAAAATTTATTATCTATTTATTTTACTTGTGGATATCCAAAATTAGATGATACCACTAAAGTGATATCAGAACTAGAAAAAAGTGGTGTAGACTTTATAGAAGTAGGTTTGCCATATTCAGATCCTTTAGCAGACGGACCAACTATACAAGATAGTAGCCAGAAAGCATTAGAAAACGGTATTAATTTAGATCTTATTTTTGATCAATTAATGACGGTTAAAGAAACCAATAAAACACCTTTAGTTTTAATGGGATATTTAAATCAGATGCTTAAATATGGTGAAGATAAATTTTGCCAGAAAGTAGTAGATTGTGGTATCGAAACGGTTATTTTACCAGATTTACCAATGGTAGAATTTGAAAATCATTATAAAGATTTATTTGAAAAATACGGACTTACAAATGTGTTTTTAATAACTCCGCACACATCCGAAGAAAGAATTAGAAAGATAGATGCTTATTCTAAAGCTTTTATTTATGTGGTGGCTTCTGCTTCTATTACAGGGGCAAAAGGTGATATTTCTAACAATCAAGTTGCGTATTTCGAAAGAATTAAAAGTATGAACTTAAAGAGTAATCTAATTATTGGTTTTGGTATTTCTGATAAACAGACATTTACTACTGCTTGTAAATATGCAAACGGAACTATAATTGGTTCTGCATTTATAAAGAATTTAGGTTTAAACGGAATTGATAAGATTGATGATTTTATAAAACCGATAATTAGTTAA